One segment of Erigeron canadensis isolate Cc75 chromosome 2, C_canadensis_v1, whole genome shotgun sequence DNA contains the following:
- the LOC122588278 gene encoding protein trichome birefringence-like 19, producing the protein MKVTGAAAAELPYGKNNQQVSTFRNTTSKTLILVTLTLIILTVIPLYYPLHKYPTTGGPASATTDTPIAAPIYHHQQDELITINDNHHKCDVFSGEWIPNPDAPYYDNMTCWAIHEHQNCQKYGRPDSDFMKWRWKPDGCDLPIFNPYQFLEIVRDKSLAFVGDSVGRNQMQSLICMLSRVEYPIDRSATKDENFKHWYYVSYNFTLATFWSPFLVKSEEANVDGPTHTGLFNLYLDEFNEKWTTQIDDFDYLILNAGHWFWRPAVYYVNREVVGCRYCQIENITDYPMTFGYRKAIRTAFNAINSRENFKGITILRTFAPMHFEGGTWNGGGDCVRKMPFKSKEITLDGINLELYMTQLEEFRRGEKMGKKMGLKYRLLDTTQAMLLRPDGHPSRYGHWPNENVTLYNDCVHWCLPGPIDTWSDFLLHTLKMEGLRSAEEKSHPRG; encoded by the exons ATGAAGGTGACAGGGGCGGCAGCAGCAGAGCTTCCTTATGGAAAAAACAATCAACAAGTTTCCACCTTTAGAAACACCACATCCAAAACCTTAATTCTTGTTACTCTAACACTTATTATTTTGACAGTTATACCCCTATATTATCCACTTCATAAATATCCAACAACCGGCGGCCCTGCTTCAGCCACCACAGACACACCCATCGCCGCCCCAATCTACCACCACCAACAAGATGAACTCATTACCATAAATGACAACCATCATAAATGTGATGTGTTTTCGGGTGAATGGATTCCTAACCCGGATGCTCCATATTATGATAACATGACATGTTGGGCCATCCATGAACATCAAAACTGTCAAAAATATGGACGACCCGATTCGGATTTCATGAAGTGGAGATGGAAACCCGATGGATGTGATCTGCCCATTTTCAACCCGTACCAGTTTTTGGAGATAGTGAGGGATAAGTCTTTGGCTTTTGTGGGTGATTCTGTGGGCAGAAATCAAATGCAATCCTTGATTTGCATGTTATCCAGA GTTGAATATCCTATTGATAGATCAGCAACAAAGGATGAAAACTTTAAACATTGGTATTATGTTTCTTATAACTTCACTCTAGCCACATTTTGGTCACCGTTTCTAGTAAAATCAGAAGAGGCTAATGTTGATGGCCCGACCCACACCGGTCTTTTCAACTTGTACTTAGATGAATTCAACGAAAAATGGACAACACAGATTGACGATTTTGATTACTTGATCCTCAATGCGGGACATTGGTTCTGGAGGCCTGCAGTGTACTATGTTAATCGTGAGGTGGTCGGTTGCAGATATTGTCAAATAGAGAACATAACGGATTACCCTATGACATTTGGATACAGAAAGGCAATAAGAACCGCGTTTAATGCAATAAATAGTAGAGAAAACTTCAAGGGCATAACAATTTTAAGAACGTTTGCGCCGATGCATTTTGAGGGCGGAACGTGGAACGGTGGCGGCGATTGTGTGAGGAAAATGCCATTCAAGAGCAAGGAGATTACATTGGATGGTATAAATTTGGAGTTATATATGACACAATTGGAAGAATTTAGAAGGGGAGAAAAGATGGGGAAAAAAATGGGTTTAAAGTATAGGCTTTTGGACACAACACAAGCCATGTTACTAAGACCAGATGGACATCCAAGTAGATATGGGCATTGGCCCAATGAGAATGTGACTTTGTATAACGATTGTGTGCATTGGTGCTTACCTGGTCCCATTGATACTTGGAGTGATTTCTTGCTTCATACTTTGAAGATGGAAGGTCTTCGATCAGCAGAAGAAAAATCACACCCTAGAGGGTGA
- the LOC122589720 gene encoding protein trichome birefringence-like 19 — protein sequence MEVIGANYSKINSYQNTALIKTTYKTLILVTITLIILTVLRFYYPTHDKIINISINDNLQKCNVFSGEWIPNPDAPYYNNLTCWAIHEHQNCQKYGRPDSDYMKWRWKPDGCDLPVFNPYQFLEIVRDKSLAFVGDSIGRNQMQSLICMLSRVEYPIDKSTTKDYNFKHWYYVSYNFTLATYWSPFLVQSEEADSVGPTHNGLFNLYLDEFDEKWTTQIDDFNYLIINTGHWFWRPMVYYVNRTVVGCTLCMSKNVTDYPMTFGYRNVIRTAFKAINARQNFRGMTLLRTFAPNHFEGGEWNTGGNCLRKKPFKRNEITLKGLNLELYMIQMEEFKWAEKMRKNKDIKFRLLDTTQAMLLRPDGHPSRYGHLPNANVTLYNDCVHWCLPGPIDTWSDFLLHTLKIEGLKSARKKSYPKG from the exons ATGGAGGTCATAGGGGCTAATTATAGCAAGATCAATAGCTACCAAAATACAGCACTAATTAAAACCACATATAAAACCCTCATACTTGTAACCATAACACTAATCATCCTCACAGTGCTACGTTTTTACTATCCTACTCATGATAAAATCATTAATATTAGCATTAATGACAACCTTCaaaaatgtaatgtgttttctGGCGAATGGATCCCTAATCCGGATGCTCCATACTATAATAACTTGACATGTTGGGCCATCCATGAACATCAAAACTGTCAAAAATATGGACGACCCGATTCGGATTATATGAAGTGGAGATGGAAACCCGATGGGTGTGATCTACCCGTTTTCAACCCGTACCAGTTTTTGGAGATTGTGAGAGATAAGTCTTTGGCTTTTGTGGGTGATTCTATTGGCAGAAATCAAATGCAATCCTTGATTTGCATGTTATCTAGA GTTGAATACCCTATCGATAAATCAACAACAAAAGACTACAACTTCAAACACTGGTATTATGTTTCTTACAACTTCACACTTGCTACGTATTGGTCACCTTTTTTGGTACAATCTGAAGAGGCTGATTCTGTTGGTCCAACCCACAATGGACTTTTTAACCTATACTTAGACGAATTTGACGAAAAATGGACAACCCAAATAGACGATTTCAACTACTTGATCATTAACACGGGTCACTGGTTCTGGCGCCCCATGGTGTATTATGTTAACCGTACGGTGGTTGGATGCACGTTGTGTATGTCAAAGAATGTTACAGATTATCCTATGACATTTGGATACAGAAATGTAATAAGGACCGCTTTTAAGGCAATTAACGCTAGACAAAACTTTAGAGGAATGACGCTTTTACGAACATTTGCCCCCAATCATTTTGAGGGAGGAGAGTGGAATACAGGGGGAAATTGTTTGAGGAAGAAGCCATTTAAGAGAAATGAGATAACTTTGAAGGGTTTGAATTTAGAGTTGTATATGATACAAATGGAAGAATTTAAATGGGCAGAAAAGATGAGAAAGAATAAAGATATAAAGTTTAGGCTTTTAGATACAACACAAGCTATGTTACTTAGGCCAGATGGGCATCCAAGTAGATATGGACATTTGCCTAATGCGAATGTTACTTTGTATAATGATTGTGTGCATTGGTGTTTACCTGGACCGATCGATACATGGAGTGATTTCTTGCTTCATACCTTGAAGATTGAGGGTCTGAAATCTGCCAGAAAGAAATCATATCCGAAAGGATGA
- the LOC122588963 gene encoding uncharacterized protein LOC122588963 produces MAGLLAWAADVVRTGGGLTTDDDEEESIPLIFNPEQQKYIRELNIKASALKRSVQDLRQRIPPPDISQRLPDLHAHSLASNAALALQLNAHSSTKQQAQLREVTLNEENAAFEKAISECEGKLQEKLREADQLRAKLEELESTPTTQLQTEQSAPDGNELRDAADFSIKSEAGVEVHTPAQISFLQDSLENKKKELASIEEIVQNLERQWSKVQEDSLKQPSPAQREKMLDKQLHSLLEQLAAKQAQAEGLVGEIHSQEMELDRLNGLWRKVETSNAEANAARNRFGRSNSDKGYLSSDYIVDPRYKPTPGRTEALQRQMLLRSAFVLYILILHVLVFIKISF; encoded by the exons ATGGCGGGGCTACTAGCGTGGGCAGCTGACGTAGTCCGAACCGGAGGTGGCTTAACCACCGACGACGACGAAGAAGAATCCATCCCGTTAATATTCAATCCTGAACAACAAAAATACATTCGTGAGCTTAACATTAAAGCATCCGCTTTAAAACGTTCCGTACAAGACTTACGTCAGCGTATCCCGCCCCCTGATATTTCGCAACGCTTACCTGATCTTCACGCTCATTCCCTTGCTTCTAATGCTGCTTTAGCTCTTCAGTTAAATGCTCACTCTTCCACTAAACAACAG GCACAACTGAGAGAAGTGACATTGAATGAAGAAAATGCTGCATTTGAAAAGGCTATATCGGAATGTGAGGGTAAGCTACAGGAGAAGTTAAGAGAAGCTGATCAACTTCGTGCTAAGCTAGAG GAATTGGAATCAACACCAACAACCCAATTGCAAACTGAACAATCTGCACCAGATGGAAATGAATTGAGAGATGCGGCTGATTTTTCTATTAAGTCAGAAGCAGGTGTTGAAGTGCATACCCCAGCTCAAATTTCCTTTTTGCAGGACAGTTTAGAGAACAAGAAAAAGGAACTG GCTTCGATCGAAGAGATTGTTCAGAACTTAGAGAGGCAATGGTCTAAGGTTCAAGAAGATTCACTAAAGCAGCCTTCGCCAG CTCAACGAGAGAAAATGTTGGATAAACAGCTTCACAGCCTATTGGAGCAATTAGCCGCGAAGCAG GCACAAGCGGAAGGTTTGGTGGGTGAAATTCATTCACAGGAAATGGAACTAGATAGGCTGAATGGACTATGGAGGAAGGTCGAAACCAGCAATGCAGAGGCAAATGCTGCCCGAAATAGGTTTGGAAGAAGTAATTCTGATAAAGGATATTTGTCATCTGATTACATTGTTGATCCTCGTTACAAGCCCACACCTGGGCGTACAGAGGCCCTGCAGAGACAAATGCTACTCAGGTCGGCTTTTGTGCTCTATATTCTCATTCTGCATGTATTGGTATTTATcaagatatcattttaa
- the LOC122590097 gene encoding LOW QUALITY PROTEIN: probable endo-1,3(4)-beta-glucanase ARB_01444 (The sequence of the model RefSeq protein was modified relative to this genomic sequence to represent the inferred CDS: substituted 1 base at 1 genomic stop codon) → MFPETQFAVLPNPSHFFSPNLVTSPLPTNSFFQNFVLKNGDQPEYIHPYLIKSSPSSLSISYPSLFSNTAFTYQIFNADLTISTLDNPDPNQTHVISSFNDLSVTLEFPNLRFYLVRGSPFLTCQVMQKVALSFSTIHAILDFTPNSSKTKYKINLNNRQTWVLYSSSPIDLSYEISKITSLPFLGIIRIALVPNSDVKLEQILDQFSSCYPESGSVYLSKPFCVEYKWEKKGWGDLLMLANPLHVQLFDKSSSKVLDEFKYKSIDGELVGVIGDSWVLKTNPVSVTWHSIKGVKEESFQEIIDALTKDVDGLDSASISTTSSYFYGKLVARAARLALIAEEIGYLDVMAKIQKYLKNTIGPWIDGTFNGNGFLYDKTWGGIITKXGSQDSGADFGFGIYNDHHYHIGYFLYGIAVLVKLDPIWGRKYRPQAYSLMADFMTLGKSENTKYTRLRCFDLWKLHSWAGGLTEFADGRNQESTSEAVNAYYLAALMGLAYGDTHLVSTGSLLLAMEIHASQTWWHVKQDDSYYTQEFINENRVVGVLWANKRDSGLWFAPAEWKECRLGIQVLPLLPITEVLFSDVGFVKQLVDWALPALGREGVGEEWKGFVYALEGIYESEIALENIRSLKGHDDGNSLSNMLWWIYSRDESEQGYEGGGR, encoded by the coding sequence ATGTTCCCGGAAACCCAATTTGCCGTCCTTCCTAACCCCTCACATTTCTTCTCCCCTAACCTCGTCACATCCCCTCTCCCTACAAActctttctttcaaaattttgtcCTTAAAAATGGTGATCAACCCGAATACATCCACCCGTATTTGATCAAATCCTCCCCCTCATCACTTTCTATATCTTATCCGTCTTTATTCTCCAACACCGCCTTCACGTACCAAATCTTTAATGCGGATTTGACCATCTCAACCTTGGATAATCCGGACCCAAATCAAACCCACGTCATATCTTCATTCAATGATCTAAGTGTCACGTTAGAGTTCCCAAATTTAAGATTTTATCTTGTCAGAGGAAGCCCATTTTTAACATGTCAAGTCATGCAAAAGGTGGCACTTTCTTTTTCAACTATTCATGCAATTCTTGATTTTACTCCAAATTCTTCAAAAACCaagtataaaataaatctaaataaCAGACAAACATGGGTGTTGTATTCTTCTTCACCGATTGATTTGAGCTATGAAATTTCAAAGATCACATCTTTACCATTTTTGGGTATCATTCGGATTGCATTAGTACCAAATTCGGATGTTAAACTTGAACAAATTCTTGACCAATTTAGCTCTTGTTATCCGGAATCAGGAAGTGTTTACCTTAGTAAACCATTTTGTGTTGAGTATAAATGGGAAAAGAAAGGTTGGGGGGATTTGTTAATGTTGGCAAACCCTCTTCATGTTCAACTTTTTGATAAGTCTTCAAGTAAAGTTCTTGATGAATTTAAATACAAAAGCATAGATGGTGAACTAGTGGGAGTAATTGGTGATTCATGGGTTTTGAAAACCAACCCGGTTTCAGTAACTTGGCATTCAATTAAAGGTGTTAAAGAAGAATCATTTCAGGAAATCATTGATGCTCTTACAAAAGATGTGGATGGTTTGGATTCGGCTTCAATATCGACAACATCTTCATACTTTTATGGGAAACTGGTGGCAAGAGCAGCTAGATTAGCTTTAATAGCTGAAGAAATTGGTTATCTTGATGTTATGGCCAAAATTCAAAAATACTTGAAGAATACAATTGGGCCATGGATAGATGGAACCTTTAATGGAAATGGTTTTCTTTATGATAAAACATGGGGTGGAATTATAACAAAATAAGGGTCTCAAGATTCAGGTGCTGATTTCGGGTTTGGGATATATAACGATCACCATTACCATATTGGTTACTTTCTTTATGGGATCGCGGTTCTTGTAAAGCTAGACCCCATTTGGGGAAGAAAATATAGACCTCAAGCTTATTCATTGATGGCAGATTTCATGACTTTGGGTAAAAGTGAGAACACAAAGTATACTCGTTTAAGATGCTTTGATTTGTGGAAATTACATTCGTGGGCAGGAGGTTTGACAGAATTCGCAGATGGTAGGAATCAAGAAAGCACAAGTGAAGCAGTTAATGCATATTACTTAGCCGCATTGATGGGGTTAGCATATGGCGATACACATCTTGTTTCAACCGGCTCCTTGCTTTTAGCCATGGAAATTCATGCATCGCAAACATGGTGGCATGTTAAACAAGACGATTCTTATTATACTCAAGAGTTTATTAATGAAAACCGAGTGGTGGGAGTTTTATGGGCGAATAAACGTGATAGTGGGCTTTGGTTTGCTCCTGCTGAATGGAAGGAATGTAGGTTAGGGATCCAAGTGCTACCATTGTTGCCAATCACTGAGGTCTTGTTTTCAGATGTCGGTTTTGTCAAACAGCTTGTGGATTGGGCTCTGCCGGCATTGGGAAGGGAAGGTGTTGGTGAGGAATGGAAAGGATTTGTGTATGCATTGGAAGGGATTTATGAGAGTGAAATTGCTCTTGAAAATATTAGAAGTTTGAAAGGGCATGACGATGGGAATTCTTTGAGCAATATGTTATGGTGGATTTACAGTAGAGATGAAAGTGAACAAGGTTATGAAGGAGGGGGTAGATAA